The sequence TTTCGTATTCTGCTGCACCACAGAAAGTGCTTGAGTGCAGAAAGATAGAACCACCTTTCTTGATGCAACTTCCATTTTCGAGTTCCGCTGTTCATCCCATGAACTTGGAGACGCTCGAGACAAGCGCGTCGATCACCGCGCGGGTCCTAAGCGGAAGAAATTTGCTCTTTGGCCAAATGGCCCGGATATCGATTGGCTGGACCTGGTCGCTATCCAAGACAAGCTGAAGAGCACCAGTGGTCAAGTGCGGTGCACCGAGCCAACGTGGAAGCCATGCCACGCCTCCACCTTCGATGGTGGCATCCAGAACCACTTCCAGATCGTCGTATCTCTGACGGCTGCGCATCTGGATATCATGGCTGGTTCCATTTGCGTCGCGGATACGCCACCTTCTGCCGGATGCAGATTTACCGTAGAGAACTCCAGAGTGTAAACGGAGGTCCTCGATATTTGTCGGGACACCGTGTTGGGCGAGGTACTCGGGAGATGCGAATATCGCCATATCCTGCGCGCCGATCTTGCGTGTCATTAGCTCGGCGGCATCGCCGCCAGTTGACCCAATCCGCACAACAAGGTCGTACCCGTCACTCAATACATCCACCAATGAATCGGAAAACTCCGCGTCGATATCCAGCTTTGGATGCCGCCGCAGGAGATCGCGCAGCACTGGCGCGACGCAGCGCCGACCGAAGAGCACCGGAGCACTGATCCGAACCCGACCGATCGGCTCCGTTCGACCCTCGTGAAGTTGCGCCCCGGCATCACGCAGATCGCGGATCAAGTGGCTGCAATCTTCGTAATAGCGCGCGCCCTCGTCAGTCAGGAGCAATTGGCGCGTGGTGCGGTTGAATAGCTGGATGTCCAGATGTGTTTCCAGCCGCGCCACAGATTTGGCGACTGCAGATCGCGTGAGGTGGAGGCGATTTGCGGCAGCTGAAAAACTACCCGCTTCGACCACGGTGAGAAAAGTCGGGAGCTCTTTCAATATTTCAGCGGACATTTCACCTCCATTAAAACTCTAAAATTGGATACCTTAAGGATACAATGGTGAGATTAATCTTCGCAACTGGTTCTAAAAATTATCCCTATATTGAATTTCACAGCAAGGATCGACGGCAGGAGGCGACCAAAATGCACCAGATAGACAAACCACGTATCTTCATCACGGGCGGGACAGGCTACATCGGCGGCAGCTTTCTGCACCTCATGCTGAGCCGTGACTACCTCCACCGCTATGACATTGCGGTGCTTGTACGCCGAAGCCGGGACGCAGAACTTCTGAGCGCCATGGGTGTGACCCCTGTGGTCGGAACTCTTGATGACGACCACCTGCTCAACTCGCAGGCAGCGCAGGCCGATATTGTATTCAATACCGCCAACTGCGATCACCGCGACAGCACTGCGGCAATTGTCTCCGGTCTAGCCTTGCGCAAGTCCCAGACAGGCAACTGCTCGATTCTGATCCATACTTCGGGCGCCGGCGTCCTGTCCGACACCTCGAATGGCATGGGCGTTGCGTTGGCTCACGACACAAAGGCGGTGATCTGGGATGATGCTGACGCCGAAGCCCATGCGAAGATTCCGTACCATGCTCCTCATCGTGAAGTGGACCTCGAAGTCTTCGCGGCAAGTCGCAAAGGAACGGCTAAAACCTATCTTGTGGTGCCCCCGACCGTCTTCGGGGTGGGCCTCGGCCCATTTGCCGAACAGCGTATGTCGATCCAAATTCCCCGCCTGATATACCAGAGTCTACTGATCCGGCGTGCAGCCCATGTCGGCACTGGAGAAAATGTTTGGGCGAATGTCCATGTGGCTGATCTCGCAGAACTCTACCTTCTGATCCTTGACGCTGCCCTCGCAGGTCGAGCACCTGAGGGAGCCGCCGGGCTATTCTATCCTGTCACAGAGCATTTCACCTGGCTCGATGTGGCGAAACGCATCGGTCAGGAACTGTATGAACAAGAACTGATCGCGAGCGCCGAACCCGTTACCGGCCTTCCGCAGGGCTGGTTTTGGGGCAGTAATGTGCGCCTGCGCAGCTCCAATGGGTCTGCCCTGGGCTGGCAGCCGAAGTCAGGAGGCACCGAGACGATGCTGAAGTCTATCCCCCAGGATCTTGCGTTGGTTCTGAATATGGCCCGTCAGGCCCGTTCGGCCTGAACTCGCAACTCAACCCTAAAAGTATGAAAAGGAATGAAACATGAGTGCCTATGTCGTTGTCGAGCTGACGGTTAAAGATGCCGCAGCTAAGGAACGGTATTCCGCAGCAGCCGGCCCCATCATCAAGGAGTTCGGCGGCGAATTCATCGTGGGCGGAACCTGGGAAGCCCTTGCCGGTGAACCCGGCCTGTCCCACGGCGCCATCATCCGATTTCCGGATCGGGCGAGTGTAATGAACTGGTACCACTCGGAAACCTACCAAGCAACGTTGACCGACCGGGAAGCGAGCATGGCCTGCACGTTCCGCCTGATCGGCGCTTGATTCCTAATCCGCCTCCCCAACCCAATGAGGATGAAATGACTCTTTCCCGTAGACAACTGTTCTCCGGTGCAGCAGCGTCAGCCCTGTCGCTTCCACGCATCGCGGTGGCGAAGGCCCCATTGGCCTCTATTTCCTTGCCGGGCGTTGTACGCCGCCGGATAGGGTCGGTCGAGGTAACCGCGCTGCTCGACGGCTACATGGAAATGCCGGCGGAGCTGTTTTCGGCGCCGAGCGCTGTAGCTGAGAAGCTTTCGGTTCAGGCTTTCAAGGAGGGCCAACCTAACCTTAGCCCGGTAAACTCCTTTCTGCTAAACTTGGGTGATCGCCTCATACTGGTCGATGCTGGTGCCGCCAACTCTTTCGGCCCGACGCTTGGCAAATTGCCCCAGGCCCTCGAGGCCAATGGCGTGAGCGCCGACCAGATCGACGCGATCCTCGTGACGCACATGCACCCGGATCATATCTCGGAAACGATCGATGCAAATGGCAACGCGGTGTTCCCGAATGCTGAACTGATCGTGCCTGAACTCGACTTTAGCTACTGGCATGATGACGCTGCGATGGCCGCGGCTCCGAACGCGTTAAAGCCGTTTTTTACAGGTGCACGTCTTGCCGCTAAAGCATACGCAAAGCGGACAACCCAAATTAGCGGTGAAGCGGAAGTTCTGCCGGGCGTACGGTCGATGCCGCTTCCGGGTCATACGCCAGATCATACTGGGTACATCGTGACCTCTGGGGACGCGTCGTTGTTCATCTGGGCTGACATAATCCACAACGCGACACTCCAGCTGGCGCATCCCGAATGGGGACCGGCCTTCGATGTAGACCCGGCACAGGCAGTCGGGACGCGCCAGCGTGCGTTGGACATGGCTGCCTCCAATCGGTTGCTGGTTGCTGGTATGCACATGCCGTTTCCCACAGTTGGCCATATCGTCACCCGCACTGAAGGCTTTGGCTATGTCCCTGCGGAATGGCCCTATCACCTTTAAGGGTTACTTATGTACCTACAAACAAGGCCATCGCGGCGACGCGGTGGCCTTTTACCTAATGTCTGAGCGAGGTAGATTTTAGCGCTTGCAGAAAAAGTCAGGAAAGACAGCTGACCCTTCACCGACTATCTGAAAATGCTGCGAACCGAACGAATGGTAGCAATGGAAGAATAGTTCCGTAGCGTTTGCTCACTATCCAATGACAGTTTAGGGCCGCTGTTGCAAATCACGGCCTTTGATGATTGGGATCGAGCGATGATGCAGCGCATCAGGCCGCTTGGAGCCCAAACACGACATTGAAAATAGCGGGGTCTTTTGCATGCGCGAAAGGGGGGGCGGAAACAACCGCCCTTTGAAGACCTTCGGCAGGGACATCTTCCAAGAAGTCAGCTTTCCCATTCCTGACATTCGATTGACGTGCAGTATTTGAGCTGATCGAGAGCTGGTTTACCGGCTCTACGGGGAAATGGGCTGTAGAGTATCGATTTCGCACCATCGAATTTCCGTTAGGTAATTACTGAGCAAAAGGCGAAAATTTGCCGTGGATGTGAGATCTATGACGCTACTGGTGAAAGACATACAAAGAGATTTCAATTCAAGTGAACTGTCACAGCGCTGCACTGCCTGATCCTGACAATGCGACCAGTGCCTTTTCAAGGAAAGCTTCGCTGACCAAACGATCTTTCACGAACAAGTGACCCTGGTGCACGGTCCGGCCCAAGGTGGAAAAGGCCGGACCGGCGACAACCCCGTTAACATCCAGTGCATTTGCAAGGGCTTCCGCAACCGGACCGATGTTGCCTTTCGGGGGTGGAGTCAAATGTGGAGCAGTATTTGAAAACGATCTGCTGGCATCCCTGTGCTTGCAACCAGTTGAGGGCTGACAAGGATGGATCGATTGCAGTTTCTACCGGAAGTGTGCGGGTCTTGAGTGATATCACGACCGCTTCAATATCATCAATCGCTGGTCCTCAGGAACGCCCATATATTGAAGTGCCTTCAGGCCACCCTCTCCGGGTAGCCCTTTGGCAAGCGTATTGGCGACATCCCCGGCACCAGTGAAATCGTCAGCGATCACTCCGATCAGCATTAGGGGCCTTTCTATATCAATGGTGCACAGTCAGGAAGGTTCAATCCGTCTGGCCAGTGACCAGTTCTTTCATTAGTAGAACCGCAGCGTCCGGAGCAGAGAAGACCGGGCAGGAAACGGTCGCTCGAACCGCAGCCATTGCATTGGAGGTCGAGAAATGGGCCAGCATGATCGCATCCTTGTTCGCAAAGCGGGGCGCGGCTTCGGCGACAAGCCTGTTGTGAGTGTCGATATCGCCTGCCTTGATCAGATCAATGGCTCGCGGCACGACAAATGTTTCCAGTTGAGCTGCAGTGCCTTTGGAGAATTCGCTGAACTCGTCAACCATGGTGGAGACAGCGGGAGCAAATGTTGCCAGCATGCCGATGTTGTCTCCCGACGCGATTGCTGCCCGGAACATGGCTTCGTTTGGACGAAGAACGGGAACGTCAACACAATCTTCCAATGCGTCGACGGCCGGTCCGAAAGCTGAACAGGTAACGAGAATGCCGTCTGCGCCTGACTTGAGGCCATAAAGACCCAGATCAACGAAGCGTTGCATGAGCGTCTCCGACAGCCCCCCTTCTTCTTGTGCTCTATCGAGGCTGAGGCCGTCATCCAGAAGATTGATCACCTGAGCTTGAGACCAGAGTCGTTTCATCGCGTCGGCAATTGGTTGCATGGCTACAGGGGTTGCGTGCAGCAGAACGATCCGTGGTGCTGTCGTGTTCATTGGTTTCCTCCACTATGTTCTGATTTTTCTGCTCTGTTTCGGGGCAGGGTCAGTATGTCATTGCGATCTCGGCAGCAGCCTGCTTCAACATGCGCAGGCCGTTGGCGATGGAGATTTCAGGATCACCGCCAGCTGGTGTCTTCATTTCAACGCTGATGACAGCTCGACCTGTGGGCAGGGGACGATGCGCGAAGCCGTTGTCATCGAGCGCGGTCAGAAACTCGATTACATCTGCTTTTGTTACCGCTCCACCAAGGGCTCCAAAGCGACAATGACTATCCCCAAACATTGCCGGATAGTCCGGATTGAGACCGCAGTTGGCGACATGAGCATGGATCAACAGATCTCCAATGGTTGCGATCGATTTGGAAATACTTTCCTTCAGCTGCACGAGATGGCTGAGATCGGCAAGGATACCGATATTTTCAACATCTTTGCGAAGGGTGCGGATGAAATCGACGGTTTCAACCGTTGGGCCAAACAGGCGCTTTTGGTCCAATGTGCGATCAAAATGCTCGAAGGATATCCAGAGCGGATCATCGGGTCGCAGGTCCTGCGCGTACTGACAAAGAGTCCTGAGCACATCGGCCAAATAGCCTTTTGCCTTGTCCCGATCTTCGGGCTTGGTGTCCGGACCGGAGCAAAGCACCAGAAGTCTTGCTCCCATGTCACTGGCGGATGAGACAATGACCTTGAGCCAGTCTAGGGCCTGCTTGCGCTCGGTAGGGTCAGCGGCGTTCGGGTTGATCCCCTTTTGCCGCATCTGCCCGCCCGCGGCATGAATTGGCAGAACGCCTGCGTCAACAGTCACTTCCTTGAGAGGTTGTCGAGAGTCAGCGTCGAGGGGCCAGGCTGCCTCAATGACATCCAGCTCGGGCCTCAAGGCCAGAGCTCGAATGGTTGCGCAGGTGTCGTGCTGGATCCCGCCATAGGCCGCGTTGTGAACCACGCCTGTTGCAAACAGGCTGTTGCCGATGCGGATCATGCTGCCTGCTCCTGACGTCGCTTGGCCTTGGAGGCAGCAATGATCGAAAGCTGCATGTTGGTCGCATCCGCGATACCCTTGCCGGCAATATCGAAAGCCGTACCATGAGACACCGTGAAGACGGGGATGGGAAGGCCTCCGATGAAATTGACCAGATGCCCGAATTCCAGCAGCTTGATCGCGGTGTTGCCATGGTCGTGATACATCGAGAGCACGATGTCGAAGCCATATTTGTTATAGTCGACAAAGACTGTGTCTCCCGGAATGGGCCCGAGAACATTGTGACCCCGAGCCCGAGCGTCTTCGCAGGCAGGTTCGATATCGGTCATGTCCTCGGAGCCCATCAGACCACGCTCACCATTATGGGGGTTGACGCCTGACACGCCGATGCAGGGTTTTGCGAAGCCCACCATCTGCAAACTGTCAATCAACACTTCAATTTGATTAGCAACGCGTTCACGCGTGCACATCTCGGCGACACGCGCCAAGGGGACGTGGTTCGTCACTCGGGCCATGTTATATTTACGGCCCATGAGGATTTGGATGGAACGCTCTGCACCGGTATAATGACGCGTGATTTCTTCAAAGCCGGTGTGTTCGTGCCCGCCATCTTTCATGGCTCGTTTGTTGTTGGGGGAGACGACAACAGATTGCGCTTCACCGGCCATGCCCAACGCAATGGCGCGGGCGATTGAGGCTCCCGAATAGCGCCCACCTTCAGCCGAGACTGTTCCTCGGGGACAAGCTGACAAGTCGAGTTGGTCAAAAGGGAGGATTTCGACGGTGCCAGGTTCTCCGGTCGCGTCTTTCAGGGCGCCTATTTCTTTCAGCGTAAAAGGAAGCCCGAATTGTTGGATTTCACGAGCGTAAAGCTCGGGGCTGCCAATGATGACCGGTGCAGCACTGGTTCGAAGATCTTCGCTCAATAATGCCTTAAGCGTGATTTCGGGGCCAATGCCAGCCGGGTCTCCGTTGGAAATGGCGACAATTGCTTTGCCATTTTCGAGATACATGCGGGGTTCCTCCAAAGATTGACTAATTTATTTGTGGCTTGTGGCGGGAGGCGACATGCGGCCGGATTTCGAGATCCGCTCAGGCATGGTGCGCATGAGACGGTTGAAACCTGCCAGGCTGTGGTCGCGGAAAATGTTGGCGCAGACTGTGGGGTTTGCGCCTCGAAGGGCGTCCAGGATCAGATGATGTTCCTTGAGCGAATTGGTCACGTTGCTGTCGAGGATGAGCGCTCTCTTGCGCCAGATATGCAGTTCCCGATCCAGTGCCTCATAGATGTTGGTCATACGTTTGTTGCCAACGAAGGAAATGGTGAGGGCGTGAAATTCCCTGTTGTGCAGGTAGACGGTGTCCGCATCGCCTTTATCGTGAGCGGCTTCCATCAATTCCTGCAGATGGGCAAGGTCATCGATCTGCTCTTGCGTTATACATTCCGCCAGTCTGCGCCCGGCATCAGCAAAAAGAGCGGCGCGCACCTCGTAGATCTCGAGCACATCCTCAATCTCGATGATGCGAACAAAGAATCCACGATTGACCTTGAATTCAATCAATCCTGCTTGTTGCAGCAGCCGGCAGGCTTCCCTGACCGGGCCGCGGCTTATGCCACGTGCTTCTGCTATCGCATTTTCATTGATCCGATCACCAGCATCCAGATCGCCCTCGACAATTTCGCGCTCCAATTCGGCATAGATCGCATTTGCAATCGACTCACGAGACATGGCAGCAGATTTGTCTTTCTGATCACTTGGTTCTGGAACAGCCATCAATTCCTCCCTGCGTTGCTCAATTGTTGAATTGCCAACAGTTTGTCTTAATTGTCGACAATAATAGCATCAAAGTTGCTCTTGGGAAGATGATATTTTCGCAATGTGGGCAGAAAATTCGATCCGCAAGTTTTGAAATTGGAAATAATATCTTAAAAACAATAATTTAATGATGTTATGCAGGTGGATGAAGTCGGATCCAGAGGAGGATTCTCTGGTCCTGAGAGGAAATAATTGTTGACAATTGGGAGCGATAGAGGTTCTTTTTAGGGCAGAAGATACACAAGGAGGAACAAATTTTGTGTATCCCAATTGCAATTTTGAGTGAAATAGGCTCGAAATTCTAAGAGGAGGACTAATTTTGTCGACAATTCGAAAACAAGTTGCTGCACTTGCCCTTGCAGCCATCGCCATCCCGGCGATCTGTCTTGTACCGCAATCCGGGATTGCCAAGGATTTTGAGCCCGGAAGCAGTGTAACTGTGATTGTGACGTCTTCGCCTGGCGGTGGCAGCGATACGGTAACGCGGACCTTGACGGATATCATTCGTGAAGAAGGCATCAGCGACGCCAATTTCCTGATCGAAAACCGGACTGGAGGCAGCGGGGCCATCGGTTATGCCTATGTGGCACATCGCATGGGTGACGAGAATATGTGGGCCAACATCGGTGTGAGCTTCTTCACGACACCGTTGCTGGGCAATTCACCGGTCACTTACAAGGACTTCACTCCGCTGGCTGCGATCGCCGAGGACGCTTATGTCATGGCGGTCGCTCGTGATTCCAAGATCACTGGTCTTAAATCAATCAAGGATGCGGGCCACATGCTGTCCGGAACCACAGGGATTGTTGCCGATCCGGCTCTGATCGCCCATCGTCTGGAAGAGGCCATGGGGATTGAGGTCGATATTGTGCCCTTCGAAGGTGATGGTGAAGTGACCGCAGCCCTTTTGGGTGGCCATATCGATGTGCAGTTTGGCAACCCATCCGAGATCCTGCCTCTCATCAAGAATGGCGAAATGCGTGCAATCGCTGTGAGTGGCGACCGGCGGCTTGAAGCCTTGCCCGATGTTCCGACTATGCAGGAGCAGGGAGTTGATGTTGTTTTGACCCAATTGCGCGGGTTTGTGATGCCTCCTGAAGTGTCTGAGGAGGCTGCGGCTCACTGGGCCAGTGTTATTGAGAAAGCCCTGGCAACCAAGGCTTGGAAGGAAAGATACATCGATCGCTTCAACGTCATGCCCAAATTTCTGGCCGGCAAAGAGTTTGCTGCTGAAATGGACCGTCGCAACGACGACTACACAGACTTGATGCGTCAGCTCGGGCTTCTGAAATAGGTTTGGTTCCCGCAATATCCAGCAGGCGCCCCGTCTGGAGCGCTTGCATTCCAAACAGAACAATCAGCAAGGTGTCGACATGCACGTAACGCTAGTAGACAGGGCCTTTGCCACACTCCTCTGTGTCCTTGGGCTCTATGTCGTGGTGGCAGGAGTTGAATACGGTCTCTGGGTCAGAGGCGTCCCTGGTCCGGGCTTCTTTCCGGTTCTCGCCGGAGCAATGATGTTCATTCTTTCCGGCGTAAACCTTTCGCGCAGTTTTGGATTAGCGGGAGCCGCAACAGATCTGAGTGGCATAGTGGTTTCCGGGCGTACAATGAGCGCTATTTTGGGAGTGGTTGCTGCACTGGTCGCCTTCATTTGGCTCTCTCCCTATCTGGGTATGACGCTGGCGGGCTTCCTTCTCATCTTCGCCATCGGTTTTCTCACTCAACCAGAAGAGCTCAGAGATCGCGCTTTCTTCGTCAAACTCACAGCAGTGTCTTTCGGCACGATCATCGTCTGCAACGTCCTGTTTCGGATTGCGCT comes from uncultured Cohaesibacter sp. and encodes:
- a CDS encoding LysR family transcriptional regulator, encoding MSAEILKELPTFLTVVEAGSFSAAANRLHLTRSAVAKSVARLETHLDIQLFNRTTRQLLLTDEGARYYEDCSHLIRDLRDAGAQLHEGRTEPIGRVRISAPVLFGRRCVAPVLRDLLRRHPKLDIDAEFSDSLVDVLSDGYDLVVRIGSTGGDAAELMTRKIGAQDMAIFASPEYLAQHGVPTNIEDLRLHSGVLYGKSASGRRWRIRDANGTSHDIQMRSRQRYDDLEVVLDATIEGGGVAWLPRWLGAPHLTTGALQLVLDSDQVQPIDIRAIWPKSKFLPLRTRAVIDALVSSVSKFMG
- a CDS encoding NAD-dependent epimerase/dehydratase family protein produces the protein MVRLIFATGSKNYPYIEFHSKDRRQEATKMHQIDKPRIFITGGTGYIGGSFLHLMLSRDYLHRYDIAVLVRRSRDAELLSAMGVTPVVGTLDDDHLLNSQAAQADIVFNTANCDHRDSTAAIVSGLALRKSQTGNCSILIHTSGAGVLSDTSNGMGVALAHDTKAVIWDDADAEAHAKIPYHAPHREVDLEVFAASRKGTAKTYLVVPPTVFGVGLGPFAEQRMSIQIPRLIYQSLLIRRAAHVGTGENVWANVHVADLAELYLLILDAALAGRAPEGAAGLFYPVTEHFTWLDVAKRIGQELYEQELIASAEPVTGLPQGWFWGSNVRLRSSNGSALGWQPKSGGTETMLKSIPQDLALVLNMARQARSA
- a CDS encoding DUF1330 domain-containing protein, which codes for MSAYVVVELTVKDAAAKERYSAAAGPIIKEFGGEFIVGGTWEALAGEPGLSHGAIIRFPDRASVMNWYHSETYQATLTDREASMACTFRLIGA
- a CDS encoding MBL fold metallo-hydrolase — its product is MTLSRRQLFSGAAASALSLPRIAVAKAPLASISLPGVVRRRIGSVEVTALLDGYMEMPAELFSAPSAVAEKLSVQAFKEGQPNLSPVNSFLLNLGDRLILVDAGAANSFGPTLGKLPQALEANGVSADQIDAILVTHMHPDHISETIDANGNAVFPNAELIVPELDFSYWHDDAAMAAAPNALKPFFTGARLAAKAYAKRTTQISGEAEVLPGVRSMPLPGHTPDHTGYIVTSGDASLFIWADIIHNATLQLAHPEWGPAFDVDPAQAVGTRQRALDMAASNRLLVAGMHMPFPTVGHIVTRTEGFGYVPAEWPYHL
- a CDS encoding aspartate/glutamate racemase family protein, which encodes MNTTAPRIVLLHATPVAMQPIADAMKRLWSQAQVINLLDDGLSLDRAQEEGGLSETLMQRFVDLGLYGLKSGADGILVTCSAFGPAVDALEDCVDVPVLRPNEAMFRAAIASGDNIGMLATFAPAVSTMVDEFSEFSKGTAAQLETFVVPRAIDLIKAGDIDTHNRLVAEAAPRFANKDAIMLAHFSTSNAMAAVRATVSCPVFSAPDAAVLLMKELVTGQTD
- a CDS encoding TIM barrel protein produces the protein MIRIGNSLFATGVVHNAAYGGIQHDTCATIRALALRPELDVIEAAWPLDADSRQPLKEVTVDAGVLPIHAAGGQMRQKGINPNAADPTERKQALDWLKVIVSSASDMGARLLVLCSGPDTKPEDRDKAKGYLADVLRTLCQYAQDLRPDDPLWISFEHFDRTLDQKRLFGPTVETVDFIRTLRKDVENIGILADLSHLVQLKESISKSIATIGDLLIHAHVANCGLNPDYPAMFGDSHCRFGALGGAVTKADVIEFLTALDDNGFAHRPLPTGRAVISVEMKTPAGGDPEISIANGLRMLKQAAAEIAMTY
- a CDS encoding 4-hydroxythreonine-4-phosphate dehydrogenase PdxA → MYLENGKAIVAISNGDPAGIGPEITLKALLSEDLRTSAAPVIIGSPELYAREIQQFGLPFTLKEIGALKDATGEPGTVEILPFDQLDLSACPRGTVSAEGGRYSGASIARAIALGMAGEAQSVVVSPNNKRAMKDGGHEHTGFEEITRHYTGAERSIQILMGRKYNMARVTNHVPLARVAEMCTRERVANQIEVLIDSLQMVGFAKPCIGVSGVNPHNGERGLMGSEDMTDIEPACEDARARGHNVLGPIPGDTVFVDYNKYGFDIVLSMYHDHGNTAIKLLEFGHLVNFIGGLPIPVFTVSHGTAFDIAGKGIADATNMQLSIIAASKAKRRQEQAA
- a CDS encoding FCD domain-containing protein yields the protein MAVPEPSDQKDKSAAMSRESIANAIYAELEREIVEGDLDAGDRINENAIAEARGISRGPVREACRLLQQAGLIEFKVNRGFFVRIIEIEDVLEIYEVRAALFADAGRRLAECITQEQIDDLAHLQELMEAAHDKGDADTVYLHNREFHALTISFVGNKRMTNIYEALDRELHIWRKRALILDSNVTNSLKEHHLILDALRGANPTVCANIFRDHSLAGFNRLMRTMPERISKSGRMSPPATSHK
- a CDS encoding tripartite tricarboxylate transporter substrate binding protein, encoding MSTIRKQVAALALAAIAIPAICLVPQSGIAKDFEPGSSVTVIVTSSPGGGSDTVTRTLTDIIREEGISDANFLIENRTGGSGAIGYAYVAHRMGDENMWANIGVSFFTTPLLGNSPVTYKDFTPLAAIAEDAYVMAVARDSKITGLKSIKDAGHMLSGTTGIVADPALIAHRLEEAMGIEVDIVPFEGDGEVTAALLGGHIDVQFGNPSEILPLIKNGEMRAIAVSGDRRLEALPDVPTMQEQGVDVVLTQLRGFVMPPEVSEEAAAHWASVIEKALATKAWKERYIDRFNVMPKFLAGKEFAAEMDRRNDDYTDLMRQLGLLK
- a CDS encoding tripartite tricarboxylate transporter TctB family protein — protein: MHVTLVDRAFATLLCVLGLYVVVAGVEYGLWVRGVPGPGFFPVLAGAMMFILSGVNLSRSFGLAGAATDLSGIVVSGRTMSAILGVVAALVAFIWLSPYLGMTLAGFLLIFAIGFLTQPEELRDRAFFVKLTAVSFGTIIVCNVLFRIALGVPVLVGPFGI